The nucleotide sequence TCTTCGGTGTCTTGGTGATGGGTAGGTGTATGTATCATCACTAGTATATGCGAAAGGTGTTCTATTAGTCGGTCAGTTAGTCAGCTAACATCTTACAGTTAATTGTTTCGTGATATTGTGGGATGGTACATCATGTGGATCATCTAGATGAATTGTTGATGCATTTTCGAAGCAACGACAACAAATTATTATTTTTACCAGAAAATTATTATAAATGAGCTTATTATTAATATTATCCATCTTCCTGATGAGTGCATACCGTTTTCCACAGCACGATTTTTTGTCTGTAGGTTTTGAGTTGCAATGCATTTTTGGCACCTTGTGGGTTTCTTGTGCGCTCCTCTTATTTTTCCTTAGAATTTTACATCCCGACGAGTTTTTAATTTGCAGTTGGAATTCGTTGAAAATTGCCTTTTGGTACACTGCTTCTGAAATTAGCATCAGACAGACCACTTATAAAATTTTATTACCGGGTTCATGATGCATTACCTTAATCCTCACGTGATATCTTGGTTACCGACAATAACACATCATGTATCAGAAAGGACCTAATTTATCAAAGGCGAAGTTCCCTGGTGaaacaattttgcttatgtagtAATTGCTCAAAATTAAGAATAATAAgttgttatatactccctccgtccaaaaaaacttgtcccaagcttgtccctcaaatgaatgtatctagcactaacttggtgctagatacattcatttgagggacaagctttttcggaccgAGGGAGTACGTTATTAAGGCTATTACAAAGACATGAAAACAGATTTTAAACAAGCACACAACATGCTTTATATAACATAATATCACAGCTGCCAATTTACTACATTATTATCAATGTGATCCACATAACTAGTATATTTGGTCACTTCTAAATTCAACATCATTAACATTTAAGCCTcattctgtttctttttcttctgGTCTCTCTTAATAAATTGTGTACTTCTGTGTTCACTTCAAAGACTAGCTTACTGTAGTAACTTTTTCTTCTTGTGTTTTAAGTGGTATAAAACATCTTTGTGTGATGGAAACATCATTTACTGTTTCTGATGCTCTGCTCACAGCAGAGTTATGATGGTCCATATGCTAGTGTCATCAAACTATTTAATTTTACTGCTCTATGATTATTCAGCTCTATGCAGAACGTGCTTAATGCACACGTTCACACATAATTCTGATCTGTTTGTTCTGTTCTGTTAACAGTATCTGGTCTCTCTGGGACTAAAGAGACCGCACAAAGTCAGGTCCTCATTGGGATGGGGCTGCTTGCTGGTTCGACCGTCTTTCTTCTCACCCTGCTTTGGGGAACTTGTGTTGTTGTTGGCAAGTGTGATGTTGGGGAAGACGGTGTTGCTATTGATTCAACTGACACTAAGGGCTTCAGCTTGAGTGGTAAGTTGTCGCCCTGTATGCATGTTGTTGTTACTGCAGTCTGGCAGATTTCTCATGCTTGGTCAGTTTTTGTCTCAATTATTTAACAATGTTGATATGACCGCACCCTTTTGCAGGCTCTGGCATTACAACTGATGTGCAGACCAGCTATGCAGCACGAATCATGGCCATTtctgttattccctttgtcattgctCAGTTCCCGAAAATGTTGTATACTCACCATGGGGAGCGCCTGGCCATCTTGCTGGCCCTAATTGCATCGTTCTCACTTGTACTCGCCTACTGCCTGTATCAGGTAAAAATTCAGGCAGTTTCGTTTTTAGGAGGCTGCAAATGGTGGCAAGATTAGAATAAATTTTGACAGTGTTAGATTCAACATTTTGCATCAGGTTTTCCAGCCTTGGGTTCAGAAGAGGAAGCTCGCATACGCAAAGCACAAGCATGTGATCTCTGGGATCCTACAGCATGCCCAAAAGCAAGCACTGGGCCGGATGCTTAACGATGACGGCTCACCTAATGAAAACGTCATAAGAAAGTGAGTTTCTTAAAGTATATAACTATTTTCGACATTCAAACAACACAGCATTCATGAGCATGATATATGAAACCTTGTCTATGCTCACCCCCAGGCTGTTCCACAAGATTGACAATGATGACAGCCGTAACCTGTCACGAGCAGAGCTACATGCGCTTATTATCGGGATCAACTTTGATGAGATTGACTTTGACAAGAATGATGCAGTCGATAAGATCATGGACGACTTTGATACTTCAGGCAATGACACTGTGGAGGAGGATGAGTTTGTCGCGGGAATGAAAACATGGCTTAATGAGGCGAAGCAAAAAGTGGCGGCTAGTGGTGCCTACTCTAATAAGTTTGTCAACGACTACCACGCTGTAAGTTTATTTACTTCCGATCCCTGTAAACAGAAATAGATACAGAGCCTTGTTTTGAGTTTTTTCCGTCAGCACGGGTGCAGCTGAGCCTGGGCTCAGAAGTGGATTAACGATACAGAGCACACATTTTCAGGGAAACACAAAAAAAAACTTTATATAGTAGCATAACATGGACATCAAAGAGGTGGACACTTACCGAGTTGTCTGAATTCTGCAGAGAACCAGGGAGGAGCATGACCAGTTGGTCGACAGATCTGACGAGGCAGTGGAGAGCGTCGAGAACCCTGGCTGGTGCATTGCCAAAGCCGTGGGGTACCTGATTCTCGGTGCTACCATTTGTGCCGCATTTGCAGACCCGCTCGTTGATGCTGTCCACAACTTCTCTAACGCCACACACATCCCGTCCTTCTTTGTCTCGTTCATCGGCCTCCCGCTGGCAACCAATTCCAGCGAGGCTGTCTCGGCCATCATCTTCGCcagcaggaagaagcagaggacTTGCTCCCTTACTTTCTCGGAGGTACATCACTGCAAGACACAGTAAAACTCCTTAGCTTGTAAGCATCCTTCGGTAAACTTAACGACAAATTCGCTTGCAGGTGTACGGCGGTGTGACCATGAACAACACACTGTGCCTGGGCGTGTTCTTAGCGCTCATCTACTTCAGGGAGCTGACGTGGGACTTCTCCTCGGAGGTGCTCGTCATCCTGCTCGTCTGTGTCATCATGGGCCTCTTCACAAGCTTCCGGACCAGCTTCCCGCTCTGGACCTGCCTGGTGGCGTACCTGCTGTACCCTCTGACACTCGCCGTCGTCTACGTCCTTGACTTCGTCTTCGGCTGGTCATAGGCTCATGCTTCTGCACGCACATTTGTGTTTGATCCTGTCGTGATTTTTGACTCATTGTAATTTATATGTCTAGACTTCGAGGTGTTTATTGTGTTCATATCCATGGTGTGCATTGTGTATCCCTGAATCTATCTTTAAGGTCCCATCTGGGTGTAGCGTTTCTGTGTGTTATATGGAGGATATTGGGAGCTACATGCTAGAAATGAGCTGAGATTAACCTATTTTATCCATTGGTGGAATTCATGGCTTTCACTTTCAGTGAGATTTTGATGAAATTCATCAGCTGGCACTGAAATATGTATGTTCTGGCCAAAATATTAGCAATTTCAGTAGTACACaagaattcaaatattttcaaaagttTCAAAATTTTAATTGAATTCAAGTGAATATTTTGGCCCGGCCGAAACGCAAACCGAAATCACTGAAATTCACTGAATTTCGGTGATTTCGGTTGGTGCTGAAACTTTTATGAAACTGAAATCGAAAACCACGGTGGAATCTAATCTGCATTTTGCTCTTGGTATGATGATTTATGGAGTAGCATTTCTTGGCACACCGCTTTGTCATGTGTGTAGTGAGAAAAATTTCATTGTGACACTTCCTAGATCTGCACGGGAGAGGCCCCACAAGCAGCTAGCTGTGAAGTGATGCCCATCCTTTGCACATGCTCTCCTTTCCGCTGCCGGCAACATCTACCCATCTCACACTTTTCTGTTGAGTTTCTGCTACATTTGGCACCAGCTTACCTGGACCATACATAAAAGCTTCCTGCTTCCATCATGCACACTGCTGCTCTACTTCACTTCGTCAGAAATAACATACTACTAGTTGCTAGGTAAATTAACCATGTCACCAGAAGACTTATTGACAGTGAAAACATCTCCTAGAAAGCAGCTGTTTGATACAATCTGATGTTACTACTTGAACACATCTGTCTCTCTTAGCTTTCTCCACAACCTCCTAAATGTTCATTGCAGATTTGATCAGCCCTTCCATAGCTTCAGCTCCAAGTCGATTTCCCCTTCCGACACGTCGGCCCTCCGCTCGCTCGGGGCTCTCTCCCGGTGGACCGGCCCGATCGGGAGGAAGTTGTAGAATGGCAGGGACGACGATGATGACGAAGCTGAAACGCTCCCCAGCTGATCAGAAAGATTTCATCAGTTGGAGTCAAATCTAGCTCACACAATTTACAGGGTTCAGAAGAGCATGGCGTTTCACTTGCCTGGGGTGGCATCGCGCTGGCACTGAAGTCGCTGTACTCCGGGATGTGCATTGATGGCACCACATGAGGCTGCTTCATGAGGTGTGGAGGCCGGGAGCTCAGGGTGAGCAAGCCGGCGTCTCTGCTACGGCCGGCATCCTTGCCGTGACCGAACTCCGGTGGTGTCCAGTCTGAACAACTTGGGTACGCACTTGCACTGCTGCACCGCACAGATGAAGGTGAGAAACAAACAGACTATATACTCCAAGAACACTAGGTTGGTATCAAAACAAATTGTGCCAAAATGTACTAATACTTTCTTCATGGTAATAAATATATATATGATAAACATGTTATGCGTTTCTTAGCTTTTTATCAGGTAAATTCAACACGGAATGAAGCTGTAATTTTTAGTGGTAATTGGGATGGATAGGAGTAACTGCAGGATACAAGTTACAAGAACAGTTACTACCATTCTGGAAATAACAATGCAGTGAAACAACTTGCCCGGAATACGAGGAGCAAACAGAGGCAGGAATTTAAACTTTGATAAAACTGAGACGGTGAGCTAAAACTGCAATCTACCTGAAATAATTGGTCGCTCTGAACTCGTATCTGCTCAGGTCAGGAGTGACATCGGCCATCCCGGAATCGCTCGCCGTCCTGACGGCGAACGGCGGCAACGGAGGAGGGGGGAAGGCTTTGCTCGTCGTCGTGAATGGGGTCATCCCCTCGAACATGAAGGGCCAGGACCTATCCACGCCGGCCGGTTCCTACACTCTACCCGAATCCACATTTAGCGACCATCCATCACAGGCAAGTTCAAGTTCATCACGGGAGCGGCGTGAGAGATATATACGTACCCTCTCGTCTTCcgtcggcgccggcgccgccgcgctgctcctccTGCTGTTGCTGTACATTTGGTTTGAAGGGGGCTCTGTTGGGTGGCTCGACGGCGCCGTCAGGGACAGGCCCGTGCTCACCTGGTCGGCGAAAGATTTGCGTAAGTTTGAGACCTCGTTCGTGCATAGTACATGCATACGCCGTGCCGTGACGTGGAGTGGAGGCTGCGGCCCGTGGGGAGGGCAGGTACGTACCATTGGGAGTGGAGGCTGCGGGCACAGGCTTCTCTTGTAGGGGTGCTTCGCCGGATCCGCCGGGCTCCAGAGCGCCGGCGGGAAGCCGCAGTGCTCCGCGGCGGCCGGCCTCGACAGGGCGCTGAGCGGGGGCGCCGGCGGCGGATGATGGAGCAGGGCGGGCGTGGGGAGGTGGCATAGGGCCCCGCCGTTGAGCGCGTGCGACGACGGCGTGGCCGCGGAGGGGCCTCCTcccattttcttctgctcctcgatGCGGAGCTTCTCGAGCTGCGCCACGCCGAGGCCGCGCTGCGGGATCTTCTTGGGCTTGTTCTTCCTCGACGCCCGCGCCACGCCGGTGGCCGCGCCGTTGCCGTTGCCGGTCCCGGTCCCGCCGCCGTACTtggccagctgctgctgcaggtggTGGCTGCTGCTGTTGCTCGGCTCCTGCACCATCTCGCCGCGCCGAGCCAACCGAGCGCCCGGCTCCTCCTCCCGTCCCCGCGTGCGCCTCACGGAACGCGAGAAGCCACCACACCACCAAATGTATGGGACCGCATCACGGACCCATGGCCGGGACGGGAGAGAGCGCGGCCAGCAGAGGCGCAACGGAACGACCGGCCGGAGAGGGGAGATGAGGCCGGCCGGGGACGCGCGCGCGGCCGGCGGTGCCGCAACCCGAGGAGGCAGGGGACAAGGGACTAGCGCTAACGCGGCGCGGGCGCAGCACGGTCCGCGCAGCCTACCGGATCAAGAAACCCGCGGCTGTGTGTGGGGCGGAGGCGCAATGCGCGGGGTATATATAGGTGCGCGGGAGCCGGGAAGAGTGTGCGAGCGAGTGGCGAGTGGTGCCAGGCGCGGGGGACTCGGGAGCGGGAGATCTAGACTCACTAGACacggagagagaggagaggagggagatgagatgagatgagatgatggCCGGGATCGTATCTTGTTTCTTTTTCCTCGCCTAATTTGCCGCCCTAATCCTCGCTCCGCTTTGACATGACACACAAGCTCGATGTCTCTCTCTTCTCCTCCGAGGTTGCAGGAGAAAAAGAGCCACGATACCAGGAGCAACAACCGCTGGCCTGGCCAAATTGAACGGCTGCGGCCACATAGGCATGCGAGATCAACGGGCTCAGTTTTCGTCAGCAACTGCTTGCCGCCAATCTTAGAGCCTCTCCACAACAATCGCATGCAACTCTTTTTTTACTGCTGGGCGCAGTGTGTTTATCCGCGCCCGGTATGTTTAGCGTGCAATTAATCGTATTAAATAAGACATCAATTGTATGTTGGTATATGTAGGATATTGATTATATAGATAACACCGACGTCTATATTAgatataaggctggttgtaatggggagtatcatatactagtatcatgcatatgatactagtgtatgatactacctctctaatgcatagtattatatattagtatcatatagtactctatttattgtcatgcatgacacaaagtagtatagcatttattataatacggtatcatgatatgatactccatcatctctttcttcatttaatgctatgacacctcatcaaaattgtctagttgacatgtatgatactagctatgatactaccattacgaccagcctaataCCCCCTTCTTTCCGATTTATAAGACTTAATTTGAAAATCTCTTCAATCAAGGTAGATCATGAATGGTGGAATTAATTCCGTAGTTTGCAAAAATACTTAAGTAATACtctcatttttttcaaaaaaatgtgtaTACCGATGCATTAGTTACacaacatgcatgcatgaccactaaatgaCCAAGAACTTACAGTACATGGGTTGGTGAGTTTTTTCTCCATACAGTACATGGAGTAGTGTAATTGAGACTTATAAACTGAAAAGAAGTATTAATTGCATGCTAACATTCCCTGCT is from Triticum aestivum cultivar Chinese Spring chromosome 3A, IWGSC CS RefSeq v2.1, whole genome shotgun sequence and encodes:
- the LOC123060658 gene encoding sodium/calcium exchanger NCL1, which encodes MAIRRQRRSFPLVPFLVSLLAVAAYGRLISDGMPATPSSSVLASPLSSAAIRLNSSSPATAAAEECEQTYGFLPCTTTVFGNMFLVLTYGFLMFKAATFLSAGSELLLEIMGPGLVGGLLLPILGALPDALLVLVSGLSGTKETAQSQVLIGMGLLAGSTVFLLTLLWGTCVVVGKCDVGEDGVAIDSTDTKGFSLSGSGITTDVQTSYAARIMAISVIPFVIAQFPKMLYTHHGERLAILLALIASFSLVLAYCLYQVFQPWVQKRKLAYAKHKHVISGILQHAQKQALGRMLNDDGSPNENVIRKLFHKIDNDDSRNLSRAELHALIIGINFDEIDFDKNDAVDKIMDDFDTSGNDTVEEDEFVAGMKTWLNEAKQKVAASGAYSNKFVNDYHARTREEHDQLVDRSDEAVESVENPGWCIAKAVGYLILGATICAAFADPLVDAVHNFSNATHIPSFFVSFIGLPLATNSSEAVSAIIFASRKKQRTCSLTFSEVYGGVTMNNTLCLGVFLALIYFRELTWDFSSEVLVILLVCVIMGLFTSFRTSFPLWTCLVAYLLYPLTLAVVYVLDFVFGWS
- the LOC123060659 gene encoding COPII coat assembly protein sec16; translated protein: MVQEPSNSSSHHLQQQLAKYGGGTGTGNGNGAATGVARASRKNKPKKIPQRGLGVAQLEKLRIEEQKKMGGGPSAATPSSHALNGGALCHLPTPALLHHPPPAPPLSALSRPAAAEHCGFPPALWSPADPAKHPYKRSLCPQPPLPMVSTGLSLTAPSSHPTEPPSNQMYSNSRRSSAAAPAPTEDEREPAGVDRSWPFMFEGMTPFTTTSKAFPPPPLPPFAVRTASDSGMADVTPDLSRYEFRATNYFSSASAYPSCSDWTPPEFGHGKDAGRSRDAGLLTLSSRPPHLMKQPHVVPSMHIPEYSDFSASAMPPQLGSVSASSSSSSLPFYNFLPIGPVHRERAPSERRADVSEGEIDLELKLWKG